DNA sequence from the Chloroflexota bacterium genome:
GTTCTCTGCGCGGATGCGATGAGCCACATTACACCCCCAGTTCGTGCAGTCGTTCATCGCTAATGCCAAAATGGTGGGCTATCTCATGCATTACTGTCCGCCGAACCTGTTCCCGGATGGCTTCTGGCCGACGGTGATAGATCTCAATAGGTCCCTGATAGATGACAATGCGATCGGGCGGGACTAAATTGTAACCTCGGCCCCGCTGGGTTAGGGGGACGCCCTGGTACAAACCAAAAAGCATTCCCGAGGGATGAAGACCCGCTTGCCTCAACTCCGCCGGCGTAGGCCACCACTCGACTACCACAGCCACATTACTCAACTTCTCTCGGAAATGGGGTGGCAAAGAATCCAGTGCTTCACTTACCAGTCGTTCAAACTCCGCCTTGTTCATAACCCTTCACATACAGATGCAGCAGGGGCAGCCAATAAGCCGCCCCTGCTGGGGTCCACGCTCTCTCGAATCGCAATTTGCACCGCGATCACGGAAGGGAATCCATGCACCCTCCCGTGAATCCGATCGGTTAGGCCCGCACCTCCTCTACCACGAAGGCGACCTTTACGTTAGCGCGATAGGAAGTAATCTTGCCGTTCTGCACAACGGCTGTCCAGCCAACTACCTCCACGCCGCGGATGCCGCGTACGGTCTTGGCTGCCTCTTTCACCGCGTTGTTGGCCGCCTCCTCCCAACTGGTCGGTGACTCGCCAATGAGTTCAATGACCTTCACCACCGGCATGATCTACACCCCCTTTCTGAGGATTTCTTCACAAGGTGACCCCACGCCTATACCTGTCCCAACAAGCGAGACTTTCGCTTTGACTATATCACATTGCGGAGGTTGTGTCAAACTCGGACGCCTCTTTGACAAATACACCTCAATTGACATATAATAGAATCAAAAGGGGGTGATTACGGCTCAAGAAGCAATAAGGCCTTAATGGTTCGTTACCGTTGGTCGCAAGTTACGCAGACCCCGGTCATTACGGCATAATGGAGGTGCTCAGGAAATCAGAGGGTGTAATTCGGCCATCATGTTTGTGAGTTAGTGAAGGCGCCTCATAATGTGAAAAAAGCAGGGGTAAGTGATGTCACAAGTAAGCAGCCTTGAACGTTTACGCGCCTACCTTCAGGCAGTGTATACATCTTTTGAGAAAACCCCGCCCCAAGCAGTACTGCAGGTTAACGCAAGGAACCAACCGCAAGCCAAAAACGTTGAGGAGCAAAGCGCCGATGCGCAGGCCGAGGTAGGGATATCCGAGAAAAACGAAATGTCCGGGCAGGAGCCCGCCGATCTCCACATAAACGACCCCCAGCAACAGACGGACTTTCCAACACCCGCCGAAGAACAGGCGAACGTATGGGATATCTTCCAGATGCATTTTGAGCACGGCGATATATTGGAAGGTCGGGTAGTCAACTGGAACCGGGGGGGATTGCTGGTCAACGTAAACCAACGACAAGGATTTGTTCCCGCATCGCATCTGGTTAGCATGCCCCACACGTCTGATGTAGCGCAGCGAGAGAATTACCTGGCAGCACAGGTAGGAAAAAACTTGCGCCTGCGGATCATCGAATTGGACAGGCAACGCGACCGTCTGGTGCTCTCCGAGCGAGCCTGTGGCATCACCCCGCGGGAAGAACTCGCTCTACTTGATCGCATTTCTCCTGGTGATCGTTGCCGTGGCTTGATCAGCAATATCTGTAACTTCGGTGCTTTCGTTGATCTGGGTGGCGTAGATGGCTTGATCCACATCTCAGAACTTTCCTGGCAACGCATCCATCACCCCAGTGAGATATTGCAGGTGGGTGACGAGGTAGAAGCCTATGTGCTCAGCGTGGATCGGGAACACAAGCGCATTGCGCTGAGCCTCAAGCGCCTGCGCCCTGACCCCTGGGCGCAGTTAGAGGAGCGTTATCACGTCGGTCAGGTAGTACAGGGTACCATCACCAATGTGGTGAGTTTCGGTGCATTCGCGCGTTTGGAGGAGGGGTTGGAAGGGCTCATCCATATCTCTGAATTAGCTGAAGGAAATTTCTTGCATCCCCGGAACGTCGTTCACGAGGGCGATGTTGTGCTGGTTCGCATTATTAGCATGGACCCGGTAAACCACCGCCTGGGCCTGAGCATGCGGCAGGTTCATCAAGGGGCAACCCCGAATTTGCGTGGGGATCACATTGAGCGTGATGTGAATGCGGTGTAGGTCACTGATGGCACGCAGGAAACCTGAAACGAACGAACAACCCATGATAACCCCTAGTGCCCCAGCACCGCAGCGCGAGATTGCAGGACTGGCGCTGATTGCCTTAGGCACTGTAACATTGCTAGCACTGTCGGCTGTCAGCCGGGGTGCGCTGAGCGACTGGTGGGCGGGCTTCTTGCGGCGCATTTTCGGGTGGGGTGCTCCCGTCATAGCGTTGACGTTGCTGGCTTTGGGCGGGTTGTTACTCTGGCCACCGTACCGGCGTCCAAAAGTGCCGTGGCCAGCAGTAATCGGCCTAGAGGTGGTGTTCGTCGCCCTGCTAGGTGTGCTCCATCTCTTGGGTAGCAGGGCGAATCCAGTTGCTTTGCCACTAGATGGTGGCCGGGGCGGCTATGTAGGGTGGGCAGTGGCTTACTTCCCCACGAAGGCATTGGGTTGGGGGCTGGCGTTACTAATGCTATTAGCCGTCGTGCTGACGATGTTATTTGCGATGGCACCGGCGAGCGCTGCGGAGATCGTCCGACGGATCCGAACAGGCTGGGAGCGAGCGCTGACGGCCTATCGCCTGTGGCGGGAGAGCCGGAGTGCTATTACTGGCGAAGCACCACCAATCGTTGGGCCACCCCCACGAGAGCGAAAAGGCGTTCGTGTCAAGCGAATCGTCAGGACTGAGCCAGAGAAGGCTGCTCCACAGACAAAGGAGCGCCCTCGACGGGCCCCTGCGCCGCGAGATAAGCGCCTCCCCCCACTGGACCTATTGGAGCAGTACGCACCCAAATCTCTCAGTGAGAGCGAGATCCGGCGTCGGGCACGCATTATAGAGGAAACCCTCGAAAGTTTTGGAGCTCCTGGCAAGGTGGTAGAGATTAACCGTGGGCCCACAGTGACCCAATTCGGCGTCGAACCCGGTTTCGTGGAGCGCCGATTGCAAAATGGCGAGGTGGCTGAACGGAAGATCCGGGTGAGTAAGATCCTCTCCCTGGCCGATGACTTGGCATTAGCACTGGCAGCAGCACCTATTCGCATCGAGGCACCTGTGCCTGGCCGATCTGTGATAGGCATTGAGGTTCCCAACTCCGACCTATCACTCGTCTCATTGCGCAGCGTGATGGAGTCCGAGGTATTTCAGAAGATTGACTCCAACTTACGCATTGCCTTGGGGCAAGATGTTTCTGGTAATCCCGTTGCCGCTGATCTGGCTTCTATGCCCCACCTCCTCATCGCAGGAGCCACTGGCTCGGGCAAGTCGGTGTGCATCAATTCTATCATTGCTTGCCTGCTCTTCAACAACACGCCTGACGATGTGCGCATGATCATGGTGGATCCCAAGATGGTCGAACTGACCAACTTCAACGGCATCCCCCATTTGATCGCCCCAGTCATCACTGAGGTAGAGGAAGTCGTGCGGGCGCTCAAATGGGTTACGCAGGAGATGGACAGCCGCTATCGCACGTTCGCGCTGCGTGGCGTGCGCAACTTGGATATATATAACCAGATGGCATCTCGAAAAGGCTGGGATAAATTGCCGAACATCGTCATCTTCATTGACGAGTTGGCGGATTTAATGCTTGTATCTCCCGATGATGTGGAATGGGCGATATGTCGCATCGCCCAATTGGCGCGGGCGACTGGCATACATCTCGTGTTGGCCACCCAACGCCCCTCTGTGGAAGTGGTCACCGGCCTCATCAAAGCCAACTTCCCCGCTCGCATTAGTTTCGCTGTCACCTCACAGGTAGACTCGCGAGTGGTGTTAGACACAGGTGGAGCGGAGAAACTGCTCGGACGCGGGGATATGCTGTACATGGCTTCTGATTCCAGCAAACTGATGCGGCTACAGGGATGCTATGTCTCAGACGCGGAATTGGCTCGGCTGGTGAATTTCTGGCGTGAGCACGTGGAATGGATTGGGCCTCCAGCGCGACGGGAAACAGCGCCATGGCAGAGTGCGGATTTGGAGGGGGAAGAAAGCGACGAATTGCTGGAGGATGCGATTCAGTTGTTGCGTGGTCGGGATCGGGTTTCCGTCTCCTTCCTCCAGCGACGCTTGCACATTGGCTATCCGCGCGCGGCGCGACTTATGGACATCCTGGAGCACAAGGGTATCGTGGGACCAGACGAAGGTGCAGGGCGCTCACGGGAGGTGTTATTGCCACTGGGGGAAAACCCCGAACCTGATGAGTGAAAACGAGCGAAATGCCTACGCAAGAGGTGATATGTGATCTACGTTGGCACGAGTGGTTACAGTTATGATGACTGGGTAGGACCCTATTACCCGCAAAATCTGGGTAAGAGTAAATGGCTCGATTTCTACGCCCGGGAGTTCAACACTACCGAGATCAATTTCACTTTTTATCGCCTGCCCAATCCGTACACCATTGCCGCAATGGAACGCAAAACTCCCGCTGGCTTTGTCTTCACCGTCAAGGCCAGCCAGGAATTAACGCACCAACGTGAAGATATCGCTGCGGCCGTCAACTCTTTTCTTCGAGGCATTCAGCCTCTCGTGGAGGCTGACAAGTTAGGATGCATCCTGGCCCAATTTCCCTTTTCCTTCCACGCCACATCTGAAAACCAGGCCTACCTGGCAAAATTACGGGAGTTGATGGGCGATGTCCCCCTAGTCATCGAATTTCGTAACCGCGAGTGGCTGACCGATGAGGCTTTCGATTTTCTGCGCCAGCATGAACTAGGCTTTTGCTGCGTGGACGAACCCCGACTGAAGGGCCTCATGCCACCAATCGCCATAGCCACGAGTAAGGTGGCCTACGTGCGCTTCCACGGTCGCAATGCCAAGAAGTGGTGGCAACATGCACAGGCCTGGGAACGTTACGATTACACCTACTCCGAGGAAGAACTTCAGGAGTGGACGCCTAAAATCAAGGAACTGGATGCGGCGGCCGAAAAAACCTTTGTCTTTGCCAATAACCATTGGCAGGCCCAGGCGGTGGGCACGGCACGACAACTGCGGATGCTTTTGAAGTGAAAAACGCAGGCTCCCTTTGGTTTGCGGTTCTCTGTGTTGATGCTTATAATATCGTGTGATAATGATGCGTGAAGATCCATCCGCACAGATGGATGAGAGGGGGTGAACGATGTCTGGACATTCGAAGTGGTCTACGATCAAGCGGAAGAAGGGCGTTCAAGACGCCAAGCGCGGGCAGTTGTTCACCAAACTCGGGCGGGAGATCGAGATTGCTGCCCGTGACGGCGGCGGTGACCCTTCGGCCAACTTTCGCTTGCGCCTGGTCATAGACAAAGCTCGTCAGGCCAACATGCCTAAGGAGAACATCGAGCGGGCTATCAAACGCGGCACCGGCGAACTGAAGGGTGCAGCGCTGGAGGAAGTCCGCTACGAAGGCTATGGTCCTGAAGGCACTGCCTTCATCGTCGAGGTAGTAACCGATAACCGCAATCGTGCGGTCGCCGATGTGCGACGCGTCTTCACCCGACATGGGGGCAACTTGGGTGAAACCGGCTGTGTGGCCTGGCTCTTCGACCACCGAGGGTATTTCAGCATTGACGCCGGCAACGACGACCCGGAAGCCATCGCCTTGGACGCCATTGATGCTGGGGCTGAGGATGTCAGGGTAGACAACAGCCTGGTTGAGGTTTTCACCACGGTGGACAAGTTCAAATCCGTCAAAGAAGAGTTGGAGCGTCGCAATATCAAGTACGACTCAGCGGAATTGGCCTACATCCCCAAGACGATGGTGCGATTAGACGAGAAAGCCACCATCCAGAACATGCGCCTCATTGACGCCCTAGAAGAATTAGAGGACGTCCAAGGGGTTTTCTCGAACCTGGAAATTCCTGACGACATCATGGAGAAGTACGAGGCAGCCGCCTGAGATGGTGGTGTTGGGGATAGACCCCGGCTTGGCCACTACGGGCTATGGAGTTGTGGCTGAAGCCGGAGGTGACTTACAGCTGATCACATACGGTACATTCACGACGCGAGCGGGTGATCCGCTCGCTGCTCGTCTACAACAGATTTACCGCGACCTGCAGGCTATTGTTGCAGAGTATAAGCCAACTGCCGCAGCGGTGGAAGAGATCTTCTTCGCCAAGAATGCGCGGACGGCTTTCGCAGTGGGCCAGGCGCGCGGTGTGGTATTATTGGCCTTGGCGGATGCAGGACTCTGGCCCGTGGAGTACACCCCTTTGCAAGTCAAAGAGGCAGTGGTCGGTTATGGCCGGGCGACGAAAGACCAAGTGCAAGCCATGGTGAAGGTGCTCCTCGGCCTGGATGCCGTGCCCCAGCCGGACGATGCAGCGGATGCTTTGGCTGTGGCGATCTGCCACTTGCATTCACATGCTTTCCAGAACTTGGCCTGTGAGGAATGAGTCGGGGGAACGATGATTTCCATCCTGCGGGGACACTTAGTCGGCAAAGGGGATGGTTTCGTCATTGTGGACGTCGGCGGAATCGGCTTTCGCGTGCACGTTCCTCTCTCGCTCCTGGACCGGCTCGGACCACCCGGCCGAGAGATCACGCTTTACACCCATCTGCACGTACGGGAGAATGAGATCGCCCTCTTTGGTTGCTCCACGGAAGAAGAGCAAGCCCTTTTTGAGATGCTGTTAGGCGTCCCGGGTATCGGGCCCAAAGTGGCCCTCGGCATCCTAAGTCACGTCTCGCCGGAGACCTTGCGCGAAATCATCGCGCAGGGCGACATGGCGGCGTTACGTCGCATCCCGGGCATCGGCAAGAAGACAGCCGAGCGACTCATGCTCGACCTGAAAGATAAGTTGGGTGGCAGGTGGGAGGTCTCACCTGTGCCCATGATCACCGGGGCAGATGCAGAGGTCATCGCTGCCCTCACCGCATTGGGCTACAGCGTTGCGGAGGCCCGCGCTGCTCTCAGCGCCATTCCAGAAGGGGAGTTGCCCTTGGAGGAGAGGGTACGGGCAGCACTCCAATACTTCGCCCGTGAGCCGATCGTTCCTGGCGGAGGTGTCAGATGAACGCTGTGGATCTCGTGATCTTGAGCATCGTGGTGCTCTCTGGTATTGCCAGTCTGCGGACGGGCTTCCTACGCGAGGCACTGGGTCTGATCGGCTTGATCCTCGGTGTCTTTCTGGCAAGTCGCTTTTACGCCACGGGAGCAGGCTACCTGGCCGATCTCATTCCCGATCCGAATGTGGCGAAAATAGTCAGTTTTCTACTCATCTGGCTAT
Encoded proteins:
- a CDS encoding YebC/PmpR family DNA-binding transcriptional regulator, encoding MSGHSKWSTIKRKKGVQDAKRGQLFTKLGREIEIAARDGGGDPSANFRLRLVIDKARQANMPKENIERAIKRGTGELKGAALEEVRYEGYGPEGTAFIVEVVTDNRNRAVADVRRVFTRHGGNLGETGCVAWLFDHRGYFSIDAGNDDPEAIALDAIDAGAEDVRVDNSLVEVFTTVDKFKSVKEELERRNIKYDSAELAYIPKTMVRLDEKATIQNMRLIDALEELEDVQGVFSNLEIPDDIMEKYEAAA
- a CDS encoding metallopeptidase family protein, with protein sequence MNKAEFERLVSEALDSLPPHFREKLSNVAVVVEWWPTPAELRQAGLHPSGMLFGLYQGVPLTQRGRGYNLVPPDRIVIYQGPIEIYHRRPEAIREQVRRTVMHEIAHHFGISDERLHELGV
- a CDS encoding DUF72 domain-containing protein, which translates into the protein MIYVGTSGYSYDDWVGPYYPQNLGKSKWLDFYAREFNTTEINFTFYRLPNPYTIAAMERKTPAGFVFTVKASQELTHQREDIAAAVNSFLRGIQPLVEADKLGCILAQFPFSFHATSENQAYLAKLRELMGDVPLVIEFRNREWLTDEAFDFLRQHELGFCCVDEPRLKGLMPPIAIATSKVAYVRFHGRNAKKWWQHAQAWERYDYTYSEEELQEWTPKIKELDAAAEKTFVFANNHWQAQAVGTARQLRMLLK
- the ruvC gene encoding crossover junction endodeoxyribonuclease RuvC is translated as MVVLGIDPGLATTGYGVVAEAGGDLQLITYGTFTTRAGDPLAARLQQIYRDLQAIVAEYKPTAAAVEEIFFAKNARTAFAVGQARGVVLLALADAGLWPVEYTPLQVKEAVVGYGRATKDQVQAMVKVLLGLDAVPQPDDAADALAVAICHLHSHAFQNLACEE
- a CDS encoding DNA translocase FtsK, which encodes MARRKPETNEQPMITPSAPAPQREIAGLALIALGTVTLLALSAVSRGALSDWWAGFLRRIFGWGAPVIALTLLALGGLLLWPPYRRPKVPWPAVIGLEVVFVALLGVLHLLGSRANPVALPLDGGRGGYVGWAVAYFPTKALGWGLALLMLLAVVLTMLFAMAPASAAEIVRRIRTGWERALTAYRLWRESRSAITGEAPPIVGPPPRERKGVRVKRIVRTEPEKAAPQTKERPRRAPAPRDKRLPPLDLLEQYAPKSLSESEIRRRARIIEETLESFGAPGKVVEINRGPTVTQFGVEPGFVERRLQNGEVAERKIRVSKILSLADDLALALAAAPIRIEAPVPGRSVIGIEVPNSDLSLVSLRSVMESEVFQKIDSNLRIALGQDVSGNPVAADLASMPHLLIAGATGSGKSVCINSIIACLLFNNTPDDVRMIMVDPKMVELTNFNGIPHLIAPVITEVEEVVRALKWVTQEMDSRYRTFALRGVRNLDIYNQMASRKGWDKLPNIVIFIDELADLMLVSPDDVEWAICRIAQLARATGIHLVLATQRPSVEVVTGLIKANFPARISFAVTSQVDSRVVLDTGGAEKLLGRGDMLYMASDSSKLMRLQGCYVSDAELARLVNFWREHVEWIGPPARRETAPWQSADLEGEESDELLEDAIQLLRGRDRVSVSFLQRRLHIGYPRAARLMDILEHKGIVGPDEGAGRSREVLLPLGENPEPDE
- the ruvA gene encoding Holliday junction branch migration protein RuvA, which gives rise to MISILRGHLVGKGDGFVIVDVGGIGFRVHVPLSLLDRLGPPGREITLYTHLHVRENEIALFGCSTEEEQALFEMLLGVPGIGPKVALGILSHVSPETLREIIAQGDMAALRRIPGIGKKTAERLMLDLKDKLGGRWEVSPVPMITGADAEVIAALTALGYSVAEARAALSAIPEGELPLEERVRAALQYFAREPIVPGGGVR
- a CDS encoding S1 RNA-binding domain-containing protein; translation: MSQVSSLERLRAYLQAVYTSFEKTPPQAVLQVNARNQPQAKNVEEQSADAQAEVGISEKNEMSGQEPADLHINDPQQQTDFPTPAEEQANVWDIFQMHFEHGDILEGRVVNWNRGGLLVNVNQRQGFVPASHLVSMPHTSDVAQRENYLAAQVGKNLRLRIIELDRQRDRLVLSERACGITPREELALLDRISPGDRCRGLISNICNFGAFVDLGGVDGLIHISELSWQRIHHPSEILQVGDEVEAYVLSVDREHKRIALSLKRLRPDPWAQLEERYHVGQVVQGTITNVVSFGAFARLEEGLEGLIHISELAEGNFLHPRNVVHEGDVVLVRIISMDPVNHRLGLSMRQVHQGATPNLRGDHIERDVNAV
- a CDS encoding dodecin domain-containing protein, whose translation is MPVVKVIELIGESPTSWEEAANNAVKEAAKTVRGIRGVEVVGWTAVVQNGKITSYRANVKVAFVVEEVRA